A genomic stretch from Natronomonas gomsonensis includes:
- the metG gene encoding methionine--tRNA ligase, whose translation MHEEFPTETPAVVTCGLPYANGDLHVGHLRTYVSGDALSRALESVGQDVAFVCGSDMHGTPIAVNAAKEGVSPEEFALEYHEQYEATFPKFNVEFDNYGHTHDETNTETTREFVRSWIDDDHVVEKEIEVAWDSEADQPLPDRFVEGTCPYCGEHARGDECDEGCQRHLEPGEIEDPVSTITGNPAEYRTRPHKFLRLSDFQEYLKGFLDRLEGTENAQNQPREWIEGELQDLCITRDMEWGIDYPGEDGEEELVLYVWVDAPIEYVSSTKQYTERVGADEYDWEAVWKNHGTDDVPDGGEIVHIIGHDIIQHHTVFWPAMLRGAGYNEPRAVMACGFVNLDGKGFSTSRNRAVWADDYIEAGLHPDLYRYHIITGSEFVADVDFSWDGLAERVNSELVGTLGNFAYRSLLFAERNYDGTPDTEVSGEVEDRIEEAMADFRAAINDYRVRGLGRVPVELAKFGNEYIQQHEPWKLTDDDPEQAAQVIRDCVQLSKAIAVLMEPVLPGKAEALWGQLGESGSVHDAELGEALAAPPAEFGEPEELFEGLEDDRVEELNEQLRESIEAAEDESETESDESEDDDTTGMELEPVNEERISFEGFKDLDIRVAEILDVEPIEGADDLVKLEVDIGVETRQIVAGIKQLHDLDELPGTKIVVLANLEKAELFGVESNGMLLAAGEEADLLTTLEDAEPGTKVQ comes from the coding sequence ATGCACGAGGAGTTCCCCACCGAGACCCCCGCGGTGGTCACCTGCGGGTTGCCGTACGCCAACGGCGACCTCCACGTCGGCCACCTGCGGACGTACGTCAGCGGCGACGCGCTCTCGCGGGCGCTGGAGTCGGTCGGACAGGACGTGGCGTTCGTCTGCGGGTCGGACATGCACGGCACGCCCATCGCCGTCAACGCCGCAAAGGAGGGCGTCTCACCCGAAGAGTTCGCCTTGGAGTACCACGAGCAGTACGAGGCGACGTTCCCGAAGTTCAACGTCGAGTTCGACAACTACGGCCACACTCACGACGAGACGAACACGGAGACGACACGGGAGTTCGTTCGGTCGTGGATAGACGACGACCACGTCGTCGAGAAGGAAATCGAGGTGGCCTGGGACAGCGAGGCCGACCAACCGCTCCCGGACCGCTTCGTCGAGGGAACCTGCCCATACTGTGGCGAACACGCCCGCGGCGACGAGTGCGACGAGGGCTGTCAACGCCACCTCGAACCCGGCGAAATCGAAGACCCCGTCTCGACGATTACGGGCAACCCCGCCGAGTACCGCACACGGCCCCACAAGTTCCTCCGACTCTCCGATTTCCAGGAGTACCTCAAGGGCTTCCTCGACCGACTGGAGGGCACCGAAAACGCCCAAAATCAGCCGCGGGAGTGGATAGAGGGCGAACTGCAGGACCTCTGTATCACACGGGACATGGAGTGGGGGATAGATTATCCCGGCGAGGACGGCGAGGAAGAGTTGGTGTTGTACGTCTGGGTCGACGCGCCCATCGAATACGTCTCCTCGACGAAGCAGTACACAGAGCGGGTCGGCGCCGACGAGTACGACTGGGAGGCCGTCTGGAAGAACCACGGCACCGACGACGTTCCCGACGGTGGCGAAATCGTCCACATCATCGGCCACGACATCATCCAACACCACACCGTCTTCTGGCCGGCGATGCTGCGTGGCGCGGGCTACAACGAACCGCGGGCCGTGATGGCCTGTGGGTTCGTCAACCTCGACGGCAAGGGCTTTTCGACCTCCCGGAACCGCGCGGTGTGGGCCGACGACTACATCGAGGCGGGACTGCACCCCGATTTGTACCGGTACCACATCATCACGGGCAGCGAGTTCGTCGCCGACGTGGACTTCTCGTGGGACGGCCTCGCAGAACGCGTCAACAGCGAACTCGTCGGGACCCTCGGGAACTTCGCCTACCGGTCGCTGTTGTTCGCCGAGCGGAACTACGACGGCACCCCCGACACCGAGGTCAGCGGGGAGGTCGAAGACCGCATCGAGGAGGCAATGGCCGACTTCCGGGCGGCCATCAACGACTACCGCGTCCGTGGACTCGGCCGCGTCCCCGTCGAGTTGGCGAAGTTCGGCAACGAGTACATCCAACAGCACGAACCGTGGAAACTCACCGACGACGACCCCGAGCAGGCGGCGCAGGTCATCCGCGATTGCGTCCAGTTGTCGAAGGCCATCGCCGTCCTCATGGAGCCGGTGTTGCCGGGGAAGGCCGAGGCGCTGTGGGGTCAACTCGGCGAGTCGGGCAGCGTCCACGACGCCGAGTTGGGCGAGGCACTCGCGGCGCCGCCTGCCGAGTTCGGCGAACCCGAGGAACTGTTTGAGGGACTCGAAGACGACCGCGTCGAGGAACTCAACGAGCAGTTACGGGAGAGCATCGAGGCCGCCGAAGACGAATCAGAGACCGAAAGCGACGAGTCCGAGGACGACGACACCACCGGTATGGAACTGGAACCAGTCAACGAAGAGCGCATTAGCTTCGAGGGGTTCAAAGACCTCGACATCCGCGTCGCCGAAATCCTCGATGTCGAACCCATCGAGGGCGCCGACGACCTCGTGAAACTGGAGGTCGACATTGGCGTCGAGACCCGAC
- a CDS encoding WD40/YVTN/BNR-like repeat-containing protein, producing MNLLFGTRTGVFRGTVEALEEAVRVLDCDRVLRVRRFGPRTYAATRGGLYRSLDAGRSWTRIETPRPEVYSVLEHPVGERLFVGTHPAHLYRSTDAGETWTECEGLQALPSRESWHTPRHRNEAHVRALRAAGEDRLVAGIEVGGIHCSEDGGETWSERREGVHEDVHHVLVVDDQWVASTGDGLYRTDDAGRTWMRLDSGLDRRYFREAFAHDGRLYAAATGGPPNTWDGPRGTDAALFEAADGGTLKPVEYAGGPGEFVLSFTAVDGRVYAGTTAGSILRRDPEGWFGVGSVSSGIASMTAVADPDGEAE from the coding sequence ATGAACCTGCTTTTCGGGACACGGACGGGGGTCTTCCGTGGAACGGTTGAGGCCCTCGAAGAGGCGGTTCGCGTACTCGACTGCGACCGGGTGCTCCGGGTTCGTCGTTTCGGTCCCCGAACCTACGCCGCGACGCGGGGCGGGTTGTACCGCTCGCTCGACGCCGGACGGTCGTGGACGCGAATCGAGACGCCTCGGCCGGAGGTGTACTCGGTGCTGGAACACCCCGTTGGCGAGCGTCTCTTCGTCGGAACGCACCCCGCCCACCTCTATCGCTCTACTGACGCCGGCGAGACGTGGACCGAATGCGAGGGGCTCCAAGCGCTCCCTTCCCGGGAATCGTGGCATACCCCGCGGCACCGAAACGAGGCCCATGTCCGGGCGCTCCGTGCCGCCGGCGAGGACCGCCTCGTCGCCGGCATCGAAGTCGGCGGCATCCACTGCAGCGAGGATGGCGGCGAGACGTGGAGCGAGCGCCGTGAGGGCGTCCACGAGGATGTCCACCACGTCCTCGTCGTCGACGACCAGTGGGTCGCCTCGACCGGCGACGGCCTCTATCGCACCGACGACGCGGGTCGGACGTGGATGCGACTGGATTCGGGCCTCGACCGTCGGTACTTCCGGGAGGCGTTCGCCCACGATGGGCGACTGTACGCCGCGGCGACTGGTGGACCACCGAACACGTGGGACGGCCCCCGCGGCACCGATGCGGCGTTGTTCGAGGCGGCTGACGGCGGCACCCTCAAGCCGGTGGAGTACGCCGGCGGTCCCGGCGAGTTCGTCCTCTCGTTTACCGCCGTGGACGGGCGGGTCTACGCCGGAACGACGGCGGGGTCGATACTCCGACGGGACCCCGAGGGGTGGTTCGGCGTGGGGAGCGTCTCCTCGGGAATCGCCTCGATGACGGCCGTCGCCGACCCCGACGGCGAAGCCGAATAA
- the mfnA gene encoding tyrosine decarboxylase MfnA has product MQRAEPQDFSRVLSSMCTEPHPTARDAAERFLATNPGDPGTYETVAKMEREAVDLLGQVAGLDDAAGYIASGGTEANIQAVRIARNRADTRDPNFVAPASAHFSFRKAADILGVELRTAPLEDYRANLDGVAELIDDDTALVVGVAGTTEYGRVDPIPALSDMANDADALCHVDAAWGGFVLPFTAHAWDFSDADIDTMTIDPHKMGQAAVPAGGLLARGPELLDELAIDTPYLESTSQVTLTGTRSGAGVASAVAVMEELWREGYERQYRQSQTNADWLAAEVRSRGFDVVSPVLPIVAMDLPHDLVADLRERGWRISRTEADEARVVCMPHVTRPMLQEFLADLDRLA; this is encoded by the coding sequence ATGCAGCGGGCCGAACCGCAGGATTTCAGCCGTGTGCTGTCGTCGATGTGTACCGAGCCCCACCCGACAGCGCGCGATGCCGCCGAGCGGTTCCTCGCGACGAATCCGGGCGACCCCGGCACCTACGAGACGGTCGCCAAGATGGAGCGGGAGGCAGTCGACCTGCTGGGGCAGGTCGCCGGATTGGATGACGCCGCCGGCTACATCGCCTCAGGCGGCACCGAGGCCAACATTCAGGCAGTCCGCATCGCACGCAACCGGGCGGACACTCGTGACCCGAACTTCGTCGCGCCCGCCTCCGCACACTTCTCGTTCCGGAAAGCGGCCGACATCCTCGGCGTCGAGTTGCGGACGGCGCCACTGGAGGACTACCGCGCCAACCTCGACGGCGTCGCCGAGTTGATAGACGACGACACTGCCCTCGTGGTCGGCGTCGCCGGCACCACAGAGTACGGCCGCGTCGACCCGATTCCGGCGCTGTCCGATATGGCCAACGACGCTGACGCGCTGTGTCACGTCGACGCCGCCTGGGGCGGGTTCGTCCTGCCGTTTACCGCCCACGCCTGGGACTTCTCCGACGCCGACATCGACACGATGACCATCGACCCCCACAAGATGGGGCAGGCGGCCGTCCCAGCCGGCGGGCTGTTGGCTCGCGGGCCCGAACTGTTGGACGAACTCGCCATCGACACGCCGTATCTCGAATCCACCTCGCAGGTGACGCTGACGGGCACCCGAAGCGGTGCGGGCGTCGCAAGCGCCGTCGCCGTCATGGAGGAGTTGTGGCGTGAGGGCTACGAGCGACAGTACCGACAGTCCCAGACGAACGCCGACTGGCTGGCGGCCGAAGTCCGGTCCCGGGGCTTCGATGTCGTCTCGCCCGTGTTGCCCATCGTCGCGATGGACCTACCACACGACCTCGTCGCCGACCTCCGGGAGCGTGGCTGGCGAATCTCCCGAACCGAAGCCGACGAGGCCCGCGTCGTCTGTATGCCTCACGTCACCCGACCGATGTTACAGGAGTTCCTCGCCGACCTCGACCGACTCGCCTGA
- a CDS encoding DUF7537 family lipoprotein, protein MKRAYAAIALCLLLSLAGCSALPGASPSASEAPPGVEDEQLTNSTMLLDAHVEAVTASGYSHEVNLTQSGTVDGETFTSERRQRTTVEANVTEYRYQLVNNGRANSRFIVWGNETVEYQRIEAGGRDPQYRRGEPTASESLAGQPLLEPHLSAPYEVVDTTASNGTTLTTLSATDQPESEAAFPPNATNVRNYESELVVDGDGRIRSLSVDVTYDLDGESADYQFTFELTASEGPDVERPAWVESLEGSS, encoded by the coding sequence ATGAAACGGGCCTACGCGGCGATTGCGCTGTGTCTCCTCCTGTCGCTCGCCGGCTGTTCGGCGCTTCCGGGAGCCTCCCCCTCTGCCTCGGAAGCGCCACCGGGCGTCGAGGACGAACAGTTGACCAACTCGACGATGCTTCTGGACGCCCACGTCGAAGCGGTCACCGCGTCGGGCTACAGCCACGAGGTGAACCTCACCCAGAGTGGAACCGTCGACGGTGAGACGTTCACCAGCGAACGGCGTCAGCGAACGACTGTCGAGGCCAACGTCACGGAGTACCGGTATCAACTCGTCAACAACGGTCGTGCGAACTCCCGGTTCATCGTCTGGGGCAACGAAACGGTCGAGTACCAGCGCATCGAAGCCGGCGGCCGAGACCCACAGTATCGCCGCGGTGAACCGACTGCCTCCGAATCGCTGGCGGGGCAGCCGCTACTCGAACCGCACCTCTCGGCGCCGTACGAGGTCGTCGACACCACGGCGTCCAACGGCACGACGCTGACGACCCTTTCGGCGACCGACCAGCCCGAATCCGAGGCCGCGTTCCCGCCCAACGCCACGAACGTCCGGAACTACGAGTCGGAACTCGTCGTCGACGGCGACGGCCGGATTCGCTCGCTGTCGGTCGACGTGACTTACGACCTCGACGGTGAATCCGCCGACTACCAGTTCACCTTCGAGTTGACCGCCAGCGAGGGCCCCGATGTCGAGCGACCGGCGTGGGTCGAATCCCTCGAAGGCTCCTCATAA
- the ppsA gene encoding phosphoenolpyruvate synthase: MAVLWLDEIGSDDLGSVGGKGASLGEMTAAGLPVPPGFVVTAGTYRTFIEETGIDEELFEAVDVDSEDSTALAEAEAKAKELILETKLPDEVRDGILAAYDDLEEGESFVAVRSSATAEDLPDASFAGQQETFLNITREDLVDRVKRCWASLFTQRAIYYRNEQGFDHDVVDIAVVVQQMVDAEKSGVLFTSHPSTGEPKIIIEAAWGLGEAVVSGSVSPDNYVVDRDTGEVLETTVADKKIEMVKDPETGKTIEQDVEDDRRKAQVLDKSEIEKLVDIGERAEDHYDEPQDIEWAIIDGEVYMLQSRPITTISEGAAESAAADGNGGDVLVKGLGASPGIASGPVRIVRKLDQLDKVGEGDIIVTEMTTPDMVPAMKRASGIITDEGGMTSHAAIVARELGAPAVVGSGDATELLGDGQVVTLDGDKGTVTEGATEPEEETDALDDVRPQNPVKPMTATEVKVNVSIPEAAERAAATGADGVGLLRMEHMILSTNKTPERYIDDHGVDAYVEEIVEGVRGVADEFYPRPVRVRTLDAPTDEFRQLEGGDDEPHEHNPMLGYRGIRRSLDRPDVFAHELEAFRRLFDMGYDNVEIMFPLVNDAEDVIRARNLMGEAGIDPEKRNWGVMIETPASALGVEAMAEAGIDFASFGTNDLTQYTLAVDRNNEHVADRFDELHPAVLKLIGTTIETCREHDVNTSICGQAGSKPEMARFLVNEGVSSISANIDAVRDVQHEVKRVEQKLLLDSVR, encoded by the coding sequence ATGGCTGTACTCTGGCTGGACGAAATCGGGTCCGACGACCTCGGGTCGGTCGGCGGCAAGGGCGCCTCGCTCGGCGAGATGACCGCCGCGGGGCTGCCCGTTCCGCCCGGTTTCGTAGTTACCGCAGGGACATACCGAACGTTCATCGAGGAGACCGGCATCGACGAGGAGCTGTTTGAGGCCGTCGACGTCGATTCCGAGGACTCGACCGCACTCGCCGAAGCGGAGGCGAAAGCCAAGGAACTCATCCTCGAGACGAAACTCCCCGACGAAGTCCGTGACGGCATCCTCGCGGCCTACGACGACCTCGAGGAGGGCGAATCCTTCGTCGCGGTCCGGTCGTCGGCGACCGCCGAGGACCTCCCGGACGCCTCCTTCGCCGGGCAACAAGAGACGTTCCTCAACATCACCCGCGAGGACCTCGTCGACCGCGTGAAGCGCTGTTGGGCCTCGCTTTTCACCCAGCGTGCGATTTACTACCGCAACGAACAGGGGTTCGACCACGATGTCGTCGACATCGCGGTCGTCGTCCAGCAGATGGTCGACGCCGAGAAGTCCGGCGTGCTGTTCACCTCCCACCCCTCGACCGGCGAGCCGAAAATCATCATCGAGGCGGCGTGGGGCCTCGGCGAGGCTGTCGTCTCGGGGTCGGTTTCCCCCGACAACTACGTCGTCGACCGCGACACCGGCGAGGTTCTGGAGACGACCGTCGCCGACAAGAAAATCGAGATGGTCAAAGACCCCGAGACCGGCAAGACCATCGAGCAGGACGTCGAAGACGACCGTCGCAAAGCGCAGGTGCTCGATAAGTCGGAAATCGAGAAACTCGTCGACATCGGCGAACGTGCCGAAGACCACTACGACGAACCACAGGACATCGAGTGGGCGATTATCGACGGCGAAGTGTACATGTTGCAGTCCCGCCCCATCACGACCATCTCCGAGGGCGCCGCAGAGAGTGCGGCCGCCGACGGCAACGGCGGCGACGTGCTCGTGAAGGGCCTCGGTGCCTCACCGGGCATCGCCTCCGGCCCGGTTCGCATCGTTCGCAAACTCGACCAACTCGACAAGGTCGGCGAGGGTGACATCATCGTCACAGAGATGACGACGCCCGACATGGTGCCGGCGATGAAACGCGCAAGCGGCATCATCACCGACGAGGGCGGCATGACCAGCCACGCCGCCATCGTCGCTCGCGAACTCGGCGCACCTGCGGTCGTCGGGAGCGGCGACGCCACCGAACTCCTCGGCGACGGACAGGTCGTCACGTTGGACGGCGACAAGGGAACCGTCACCGAGGGCGCAACCGAACCCGAAGAGGAGACGGATGCCCTCGACGATGTCAGACCCCAGAACCCGGTCAAGCCGATGACGGCGACGGAAGTGAAGGTCAACGTCTCGATTCCGGAAGCCGCCGAACGCGCCGCCGCGACCGGCGCCGACGGCGTCGGCCTGCTCCGCATGGAGCACATGATTCTCTCGACGAACAAGACGCCCGAACGCTACATCGACGACCACGGCGTCGACGCCTACGTCGAGGAAATCGTCGAGGGCGTCCGCGGCGTCGCCGACGAGTTCTACCCCCGACCCGTCCGCGTTCGGACGCTGGACGCCCCGACCGACGAGTTCCGCCAACTCGAAGGCGGCGACGACGAACCCCACGAACACAACCCGATGTTGGGCTATCGGGGCATCCGCCGGAGTCTCGACCGCCCCGACGTCTTCGCCCACGAACTCGAAGCGTTCCGCCGACTCTTCGACATGGGCTACGACAACGTCGAAATCATGTTCCCGCTCGTCAACGACGCCGAGGACGTCATTCGGGCCCGGAACCTCATGGGAGAGGCCGGCATCGACCCCGAAAAGCGAAACTGGGGCGTGATGATAGAGACGCCGGCCTCGGCGCTGGGCGTCGAAGCGATGGCCGAGGCGGGCATCGACTTCGCCTCCTTCGGGACGAACGACCTCACCCAGTACACGCTTGCTGTGGACCGCAACAACGAACACGTCGCCGACCGCTTCGACGAACTCCATCCCGCCGTGTTGAAACTCATCGGCACCACCATCGAGACCTGCCGCGAACACGACGTCAACACGTCCATCTGCGGACAGGCCGGGTCGAAACCCGAGATGGCGCGGTTCCTCGTCAACGAAGGCGTCTCCTCGATTTCGGCGAACATCGACGCCGTCCGCGATGTCCAACACGAAGTCAAACGCGTCGAACAGAAACTGCTGTTGGACTCGGTTCGCTGA
- a CDS encoding PhzF family phenazine biosynthesis protein: MDTRRALLVDAFTSEPLSGNAAGVVPDAEGLDGEQMQAMANELGASETAFLLPSDDADRKVRYFTPTQEVDLCGHATIASHGFLAEEGELGDEATLETNVGVLDIDIEDGTVWMTQDTADVERVDLDYQRVADALGADPATLEDIGADLPLATATTGLPFLVVPVNFLEGVSNLDPDMSAVAELTDELGVTGVYAFTFDALDADSTLHGRMFAPAAGVDEDPVTGTASGAVGAYLREVRAFDGELPEEMTFEQGHFIDRPGTVRVRARADPVSVGGRAVTALDGSVVVPEFEADDIIEA; this comes from the coding sequence ATGGACACGCGACGTGCGCTCTTGGTCGACGCCTTCACCAGCGAACCGCTTTCGGGCAACGCCGCCGGCGTCGTTCCCGATGCCGAGGGACTCGACGGCGAGCAGATGCAGGCGATGGCGAACGAACTCGGGGCCTCCGAGACCGCCTTCCTGCTGCCGAGCGACGATGCCGACCGCAAGGTCAGATACTTCACGCCGACACAGGAGGTCGACCTCTGTGGCCACGCGACGATAGCGAGTCACGGCTTTCTCGCCGAGGAGGGCGAACTCGGCGACGAGGCCACGCTGGAGACGAACGTCGGCGTCCTCGACATCGACATCGAGGACGGAACGGTGTGGATGACACAGGACACCGCCGACGTGGAACGGGTCGACCTCGACTACCAGCGAGTCGCCGATGCCCTCGGTGCCGACCCCGCGACGCTCGAAGACATCGGCGCCGACTTACCGTTGGCGACGGCCACAACGGGTCTTCCGTTCCTCGTCGTGCCCGTGAACTTCCTCGAGGGGGTCTCGAACCTCGACCCCGATATGAGTGCCGTCGCCGAGTTGACCGACGAGTTGGGCGTGACCGGCGTCTACGCGTTCACGTTCGACGCTCTCGACGCCGATTCGACGCTCCACGGACGGATGTTCGCGCCCGCGGCGGGCGTCGACGAAGACCCCGTCACTGGAACCGCCTCGGGCGCTGTCGGCGCGTACCTCCGTGAGGTTCGCGCCTTCGACGGCGAGTTACCCGAGGAGATGACCTTCGAACAGGGACATTTCATTGACCGACCCGGCACTGTTCGGGTGCGGGCGAGAGCCGATCCCGTCTCGGTCGGCGGACGAGCGGTGACGGCACTCGATGGGTCGGTCGTCGTACCGGAGTTCGAGGCCGACGACATCATCGAGGCGTGA
- a CDS encoding nucleoside deaminase, with amino-acid sequence MPDFERFDHENHMAEAIDLAHEAVDRGDRPFGSVLVVDDDIVMRESNRVLTEDDVRRHPELHLAYRALRELDADTRAEAVMYTSTEPCPMCSGGMRYAGFGRVVYSVGADEVVEFAGGEPATRASEILDCPVVGGVANEAGRAVHESFW; translated from the coding sequence ATGCCCGACTTCGAGCGCTTCGACCACGAGAACCACATGGCCGAGGCCATCGACCTCGCCCACGAGGCGGTCGACCGCGGCGACCGACCCTTCGGTTCGGTGCTCGTCGTCGACGACGACATCGTCATGCGCGAGTCCAACCGCGTCCTCACCGAAGACGACGTTCGCCGGCACCCGGAACTCCACCTCGCCTACCGGGCGCTTCGAGAACTCGACGCCGACACTCGGGCCGAGGCAGTCATGTACACGAGCACCGAACCCTGCCCGATGTGTAGCGGCGGGATGCGGTACGCCGGGTTCGGCCGGGTCGTCTACAGCGTCGGCGCCGACGAAGTCGTCGAATTCGCCGGCGGCGAACCCGCGACACGCGCCTCGGAGATACTCGACTGCCCGGTCGTCGGTGGCGTCGCAAACGAGGCCGGCCGCGCCGTTCACGAGTCGTTCTGGTAG
- a CDS encoding phosphoribosyltransferase — protein MSDLPDEFKCTITNWEYIYGLCRGVSNQVKDAEFEPDVVVALARGGWFAGRCICDFLGMDDLTSLKMEHYVGTGEKAEEPTVRYPMPEGSVEGKNVLVIDDIADTGGSIERAHEYVTDRGASEVRTATLQLLQTSEFEPQFVGERLEEWTWVVYPWNFIEDMIDLIGGVMEKADADTFTRGDIRHYLAEYHRVERIGMEIAQPNRLDEVLEEMVRRDAAERVGEDRWRLA, from the coding sequence ATGAGTGACCTCCCGGACGAGTTCAAGTGTACGATTACCAACTGGGAGTACATCTACGGGCTGTGCCGCGGTGTCTCGAATCAGGTGAAAGACGCCGAGTTCGAACCGGACGTCGTCGTCGCACTCGCGCGGGGCGGCTGGTTCGCCGGCCGCTGTATCTGTGACTTCCTCGGCATGGACGACTTGACGAGCCTGAAGATGGAACACTACGTCGGCACCGGCGAGAAGGCGGAGGAACCGACCGTTCGCTACCCGATGCCGGAGGGCAGCGTCGAGGGCAAGAACGTCCTCGTCATCGACGACATCGCCGACACCGGCGGCTCAATCGAGCGGGCCCACGAGTACGTCACCGACCGCGGTGCCTCGGAAGTCCGAACCGCGACGCTGCAGTTGCTCCAGACCAGCGAGTTCGAACCCCAGTTCGTCGGCGAGCGCCTAGAGGAGTGGACGTGGGTCGTCTATCCGTGGAACTTCATCGAGGACATGATAGACCTCATCGGCGGCGTCATGGAGAAAGCCGACGCCGACACGTTCACCCGGGGAGACATCCGACACTACCTCGCGGAGTATCACCGCGTCGAGCGCATCGGCATGGAAATCGCCCAACCGAACCGCCTCGACGAGGTTCTCGAAGAGATGGTCCGCCGGGACGCCGCCGAACGGGTCGGCGAGGACCGCTGGCGACTGGCCTGA
- a CDS encoding HD domain-containing protein: protein MSDSLEALVEAYALKDETRTGWQLRGIEAPESVAAHTWGVALLVARFCPPEVDRERALTMAAVHDVAEAETGDIATRAEAGAQSVDAEEKERREREAMAGPLAALGEEIHETWEEYEARDTAEARFVKDMDILDTCLQALVYERNQRYDPDADNPHFEEFDDLDEFFATGEPRLSTARGRELFESVRERYETTKRNR, encoded by the coding sequence GTGTCCGACTCGCTGGAAGCCCTCGTCGAGGCCTACGCCCTGAAAGACGAGACCCGAACCGGCTGGCAACTCCGCGGCATCGAGGCCCCCGAGTCGGTCGCGGCCCACACGTGGGGCGTCGCGCTGCTCGTCGCCCGCTTCTGTCCGCCCGAGGTGGACCGCGAGCGGGCGCTGACAATGGCCGCCGTCCACGACGTGGCCGAAGCCGAAACCGGCGACATCGCCACCCGCGCCGAGGCCGGTGCCCAATCCGTCGACGCCGAGGAGAAGGAGCGCCGTGAACGCGAGGCGATGGCCGGCCCGCTCGCGGCGCTCGGCGAGGAGATACACGAAACCTGGGAGGAGTACGAGGCCCGGGACACCGCCGAAGCCCGGTTCGTCAAGGACATGGACATCCTCGACACCTGTCTGCAGGCACTCGTTTACGAACGAAACCAGCGTTACGACCCCGACGCCGACAATCCTCACTTCGAGGAGTTCGACGACCTCGACGAGTTCTTCGCCACCGGCGAACCACGGCTGTCGACGGCTCGCGGCCGTGAACTGTTCGAGTCGGTTCGCGAGCGCTACGAGACCACAAAGCGGAACCGATGA
- the mtnP gene encoding S-methyl-5'-thioadenosine phosphorylase produces MLGIIGGSGIYESLGFENTYEERAKTPFGPPSAPLEVGEVDGQEVAFLPRHGRNHQYDPTNVPYRANIHALKQAGVDHVVATNAVGSLRESLSPRTLVVPDQLFDRTRDRPRSFFGDGVVAHVSMADPYCPHLSEALVEASDATDAEVEDGGTYVCIEGPQFSTRAESEFYRERGFDLIGMTTVPEAHLAREAELCYAAVTGITDYDVWHDEEEVSLETVLGHAAANEESMSDLLDAVVGAVDSDCDCDCRSALDGAINTPAEAIGHENREQLKLLLGDYR; encoded by the coding sequence ATGCTCGGCATCATCGGTGGCAGCGGCATCTACGAGTCGCTCGGCTTCGAGAACACCTACGAAGAGCGCGCCAAGACGCCGTTCGGGCCACCCAGCGCGCCGCTGGAGGTGGGCGAGGTCGACGGGCAGGAGGTCGCCTTCCTCCCGCGACACGGCCGGAACCACCAGTACGACCCGACGAACGTCCCGTATCGGGCGAACATCCACGCGCTGAAGCAGGCCGGCGTCGACCACGTCGTCGCCACGAACGCCGTCGGCAGCCTCCGGGAGTCGCTTTCCCCGCGGACGCTCGTCGTCCCCGATCAACTGTTCGACCGGACCCGCGACCGACCGCGGTCGTTCTTCGGCGACGGCGTCGTCGCCCACGTCTCGATGGCCGATCCGTACTGTCCGCACCTCTCCGAAGCGCTAGTCGAGGCGTCGGACGCCACCGACGCGGAGGTCGAAGACGGCGGCACCTACGTCTGTATCGAGGGACCGCAGTTCTCCACGCGGGCCGAAAGCGAGTTCTACCGCGAACGCGGCTTCGACCTCATCGGAATGACGACCGTGCCGGAGGCCCACCTCGCACGCGAAGCCGAACTGTGTTACGCCGCCGTCACCGGCATCACCGACTACGACGTGTGGCACGACGAAGAGGAGGTCTCACTGGAGACGGTACTCGGTCACGCTGCGGCCAACGAGGAGTCGATGAGCGACCTCTTGGACGCCGTCGTCGGGGCGGTCGACAGCGACTGTGACTGCGACTGTCGGTCGGCGCTGGACGGCGCTATCAACACCCCGGCCGAGGCTATCGGCCACGAAAACCGCGAGCAACTGAAACTCCTTCTCGGCGATTATCGCTGA